Proteins co-encoded in one Medicago truncatula cultivar Jemalong A17 chromosome 8, MtrunA17r5.0-ANR, whole genome shotgun sequence genomic window:
- the LOC11412403 gene encoding putative D-cysteine desulfhydrase 1, mitochondrial, with product MYGHLKKQVSTVMAGFEFLSVKPYTAPSWASYLDPIPSHIVSLAHLPTPIHRWNLPNLPANTEVWLKRDDLSGMQLSGNKVRKLEFLMADAIAESADSVITIGGIQSNHCRATAVAAKYLNLDPFLILRTSKLLVDQDPTLTGNLLVERLIGAHLQLISKEEYSQIGSVTLANLLKEKLINQGRRPYVIPVGGSNSLGTWGYLEAVREIELQIQSGTSNVKFDDIVVACGSGGTIAGLALGSSLSTLKARVHAFSVCDDPDYFHNFVQGLLDGLKAGVSSRDIVHIQNAKGLGYAMNTSEELNFVKEVAEATGVVLDPVYSGKAAYAMLKDMNENPKKWEGRKILFVHTGGLLGLYDKVDQLGSFVGNWQRMDVNESVPRQDGIGKMF from the exons ATGTATGGTCATCTGAAGAAGCAAGTCTCAACAGTGATGGCGGGGTTTGAGTTTCTGAGTGTGAAGCCATACACAGCTCCTTCATGGGCATCCTACCTAGACCCCATACCTTCTCATATTGTCTCTCTTGCCCATCTTCCGACTCCGATTCACAGATGGAACCTTCCGAACCTGCCAGCCAATACGGAAGTGTGGCTGAAGCGCGATGATCTTTCTGGAATGCAATTGAGTGGAAACAAAGTGCGGAAATTGGAGTTCTTGATGGCCGATGCAATTGCTGAATCCGCTGATTCTGTTATTACAATTGGAGGCATCCAAAGTAATCACTGTCGTGCCACTGCCGTTGCTGCTAAGTATTTGAATCTCGATCCTTTCCTTATACTCCGCACTTCTAAGCTTCTCGTTGACCAAGATCCCACCCTCACCGGCAATCTTCTTGTTGAGCGTTTGATTGGAGCTCACCTTCAACTTATATCCAAAGAAGAATATTCACAAATTGGAAGTGTT ACACTTGCCAACCTCCTCAAAGAAAAGCTCATCAACCAAGGGAGGAGGCCATATGTTATTCCTGTTGGCGGATCAAACTCTCTCGGAACatg GGGCTACCTAGAGGCAGTTAGGGAAATTGAGCTGCAGATTCAAAGTGGAACAAGCAATGTCAAgtttgatgatattgttgtgGCTTGTGGCAG tgGGGGCACAATTGCTGGTTTAGCATTGGGTTCATCATTGAGTACCTTGAAAGCAAGG GTGCATGCATTCTCCGTTTGTGATGATCCGGATTACTTCCACAACTTTGTTCAAGGCTTGCTTGACGGACTCAAAGCTGGTGTTAGCTCCAGAGATATTGTCCACATACAAAAT GCCAAGGGTCTTGGCTATGCAATGAACACTTCTGAGGAGcttaattttgtaaaagaagTTGCTGAAGCTACAGGTGTTGTTCTTGACCCGGTATACAG CGGTAAGGCTGCTTATGCAATGCTGAAAGATATGAATGAAAATCCAAAGAAATGGGAAGGAAGGAAGATCCTCTTCGTACATACAGGTGGCCTCTTAGGATTGTATGACAAGGTCGATCAGCTGGGTTCCTTTGTAGGGAATTGGCAACGAATGGATGTTAATGAATCTGTTCCCAGGCAAGATGGAATTGGAAAGATGTTCtag